Proteins encoded by one window of Chryseobacterium sp. POL2:
- the rplA gene encoding 50S ribosomal protein L1, with protein MATLTKKQKEALAKVEKNKIYSLEEGSALVKEVNTAKFDASVDIAVRLGVDPRKANQMVRGVVSLPHGTGKDVKVLALVTPDKEAEAKEAGADYVGLDEYLQKIKDGWTDVDVIVTMPAVMGKLGPLGRVLGPRGLMPNPKSGTVTMEVGKAVAEVKAGKIDFKVDKYGIIHAAIGKVSFDAAKIKENAQELIQTLMKLKPTAAKGTYVKSIYLSSTMSPGIAIDTKSVN; from the coding sequence ATGGCAACATTAACAAAAAAGCAAAAAGAAGCTTTAGCAAAAGTAGAAAAGAATAAAATTTATTCTTTAGAAGAAGGTTCTGCTTTAGTAAAAGAAGTAAACACTGCAAAGTTTGATGCTTCTGTAGATATCGCTGTAAGATTAGGCGTTGATCCAAGAAAAGCTAACCAAATGGTAAGAGGAGTTGTATCTCTTCCTCATGGTACAGGTAAGGATGTTAAAGTTCTTGCGCTTGTTACTCCAGATAAAGAAGCAGAAGCTAAAGAAGCTGGTGCAGACTACGTAGGTCTTGACGAGTATTTACAAAAGATAAAAGATGGTTGGACAGATGTTGACGTTATCGTTACGATGCCAGCAGTTATGGGTAAATTAGGTCCATTAGGACGTGTATTAGGACCAAGAGGCCTTATGCCAAACCCTAAATCTGGTACTGTTACTATGGAAGTTGGTAAAGCGGTTGCTGAAGTAAAAGCTGGTAAAATTGACTTCAAAGTTGATAAATATGGTATTATCCACGCTGCAATTGGTAAAGTGTCTTTCGATGCTGCTAAAATCAAAGAAAACGCACAGGAATTAATCCAAACTCTTATGAAGTTAAAGCCAACTGCGGCTAAAGGTACTTATGTTAAGTCTATCTACCTTTCTTCTACAATGAGTCCTGGTATTGCCATTGATACTAAATCTGTTAACTAA
- the rplK gene encoding 50S ribosomal protein L11 — MAKKVFKMVKLQVKGGAANPSPPVGPALGSAGVNIMEFCKQFNGRTQDKPGQVLPVVITVYEDKSFEFVIKTPPAAIQLMEASKVKKGSGEPNRNKVGSVSWDQVKKIAEDKMADLNCFTMDSALSMVAGTARSMGLKVTGTKPTNA; from the coding sequence ATGGCTAAAAAAGTCTTTAAAATGGTTAAACTTCAGGTGAAAGGTGGCGCTGCTAACCCTTCTCCACCAGTAGGTCCAGCTTTGGGTTCTGCAGGGGTGAACATCATGGAGTTTTGTAAACAATTTAACGGAAGAACGCAGGACAAGCCAGGACAAGTTTTACCAGTTGTGATTACAGTTTACGAAGACAAATCTTTCGAATTCGTAATCAAAACACCTCCAGCAGCTATTCAGTTGATGGAAGCATCTAAGGTAAAAAAGGGTTCTGGAGAACCAAACAGAAACAAAGTAGGATCTGTATCTTGGGATCAAGTTAAAAAAATCGCTGAAGATAAAATGGCAGACCTTAACTGCTTTACTATGGATTCAGCTTTAAGTATGGTTGCAGGTACTGCAAGATCTATGGGATTGAAAGTAACAGGAACTAAACCAACAAACGCGTAA
- the nusG gene encoding transcription termination/antitermination protein NusG translates to MSELKWYVLKAISGQENKVKNYIENEMRRLNMESYVTQVVIPMEKVIQIRNGKKVPKERPYYPGYLMVEANLIGEVPHIIKNIPGVISFLSLTKGGDPVPMRKSEVNRMLGKMDELSEFATDVEIPFVVGESVKVIDGPFNGFNGTIEKILEDKKKLEVSVMIFGRKTPMELNFMQVEKV, encoded by the coding sequence ATGAGTGAGTTGAAATGGTACGTGCTAAAGGCGATCAGTGGGCAGGAAAACAAAGTTAAAAACTACATTGAAAACGAAATGAGACGCCTTAATATGGAGTCTTATGTGACGCAAGTAGTTATCCCTATGGAAAAAGTAATCCAGATAAGAAACGGTAAGAAAGTTCCGAAAGAAAGACCTTACTATCCTGGATATCTAATGGTGGAAGCTAATCTTATCGGTGAAGTTCCACACATTATTAAAAATATCCCAGGGGTTATATCGTTCTTAAGTTTGACAAAAGGCGGTGATCCAGTGCCAATGCGTAAATCTGAAGTTAACAGAATGCTAGGTAAAATGGATGAATTGTCAGAATTTGCTACAGATGTTGAAATTCCTTTTGTAGTTGGAGAAAGCGTAAAAGTTATTGATGGACCATTCAATGGTTTCAATGGAACAATAGAAAAAATTCTTGAAGACAAGAAAAAACTTGAAGTGTCAGTTATGATATTTGGTCGAAAAACACCAATGGAACTTAACTTCATGCAAGTTGAAAAAGTATAA
- the secE gene encoding preprotein translocase subunit SecE gives MSSLISFLKGSYTEFKDKVEWPKWPDLQSSTIVVAIATVILSLFTFGVDSLFSVTIKNFVSSLINMFN, from the coding sequence ATGAGTTCACTAATCAGTTTTTTAAAAGGTTCTTACACAGAATTTAAAGATAAAGTTGAATGGCCAAAGTGGCCAGACTTGCAATCTTCTACGATTGTTGTTGCTATTGCAACAGTTATTTTATCTTTGTTTACATTCGGTGTTGACTCTTTGTTTAGTGTTACAATTAAGAATTTTGTGTCTTCTTTAATTAATATGTTTAACTAA
- the tuf gene encoding elongation factor Tu has product MAKETFNRNKPHLNIGTIGHVDHGKTTLTAAISKVLSDKGLAEKRDFSAIDSAPEEKERGITINTSHIEYETENRHYAHVDCPGHADYVKNMVTGAAQMDGAILVCAATDGPMPQTREHILLCRQVNVPRIVVFMNKVDMVDDAELLELVELELRDLLSSYEYDGDNSPVIQGSALGALNGEPKWVATVEELMAAVDTWIEQPVRDQDKPFLMPIEDVFSITGRGTVATGRIESGVINTGDPVDIVGMGDEKLTSTITGVEMFRKILDRGEAGDNVGLLLRGIEKTDIKRGMVIAKKDSVTPHKKFKAEVYILSKEEGGRHTPFHNKYRPQFYVRTTDVTGEIFLPEGVEMVMPGDNLTITVELLQPIALNVGLRFAIREGGRTVGAGQVTEIID; this is encoded by the coding sequence ATGGCAAAGGAAACGTTTAATCGTAACAAACCACACTTGAACATTGGTACTATTGGTCACGTTGACCATGGTAAAACTACTTTAACTGCTGCGATCAGTAAAGTATTATCTGATAAAGGTCTTGCTGAGAAAAGAGATTTCTCTGCGATTGACTCTGCACCAGAAGAAAAAGAAAGAGGTATTACTATTAATACTTCACACATCGAATACGAAACTGAAAACCGTCACTACGCTCACGTAGACTGTCCAGGTCACGCCGATTATGTTAAGAACATGGTAACTGGTGCTGCTCAAATGGATGGTGCTATCTTGGTGTGTGCTGCAACAGATGGTCCTATGCCTCAAACAAGAGAGCATATCCTACTTTGTCGTCAGGTAAACGTTCCTAGAATCGTTGTATTCATGAACAAAGTTGACATGGTTGACGATGCTGAGCTTTTAGAGCTTGTTGAATTAGAATTAAGAGACTTATTGTCTTCTTACGAATATGATGGTGATAACTCTCCAGTTATCCAAGGTTCTGCTCTAGGTGCACTTAACGGTGAACCAAAATGGGTTGCAACTGTTGAAGAATTAATGGCTGCTGTTGATACTTGGATCGAGCAACCAGTAAGAGATCAAGATAAACCATTCTTGATGCCAATCGAAGATGTGTTCTCAATTACAGGTCGTGGTACTGTAGCTACAGGTAGAATTGAATCAGGTGTTATCAACACTGGTGATCCAGTTGATATCGTAGGTATGGGTGACGAAAAATTAACTTCTACAATTACAGGGGTTGAGATGTTCAGAAAAATCCTAGACAGAGGTGAAGCTGGTGATAACGTAGGTTTATTGTTGAGAGGTATTGAAAAAACTGACATCAAGAGAGGTATGGTAATCGCTAAGAAAGATTCAGTAACACCACACAAAAAATTCAAAGCAGAGGTTTATATCCTTTCTAAAGAAGAAGGTGGTCGTCACACGCCATTCCATAATAAATACCGTCCTCAGTTCTACGTAAGAACAACAGACGTTACAGGTGAGATCTTCTTGCCAGAAGGTGTAGAAATGGTAATGCCAGGTGATAACTTGACAATTACAGTAGAATTGTTACAACCAATCGCTCTTAACGTAGGTCTTAGATTTGCGATTAGAGAAGGTGGTAGAACAGTAGGTGCTGGGCAGGTAACTGAAATTATCGACTAA
- a CDS encoding efflux RND transporter permease subunit, with the protein MNKFIKNIIAFSLKNKVFTFIWVGLLAVAGFISFKNMPIEAFPDVTNTQIVIITQWNGRSAEEVERFVTTPIELAMSPVQKKTSVRSTTMFGLSIVKILFDDGVEDTFARNQVNNQLRTVNLPDGAEPEVQPPYGPTGEIFRYTLESKTKDSRELLTIQNWIVDRALRGVPGVADINVFGGQDRIFELSIDPRRLDKYNLTPLQVYDAVTKSNLNVGGDVIEKNGQAYVVRGIGLLKSISDIGNITIENDNGNPILVKNVADVIESAMPRVGQASLNNQSDVVEGIVVMRKGENPREVLVGVKAKIRELNEKILPKGVKMVTFYDRDTLMDFTTHTVMHNLIEGIVLVTLIVLIFMADWRTTVTVSIVIPLSLLFAFLCLKLTGMSANLLSLGAVDFGIIIDGAVVMVEGIFVMLDHKAKKYGMEHFNKMAKGGWIKQTSTGLGKSIFFSKLIIITSLIPIFSFQKVEGKMFSPLAFTLGFALLGALIFTLTLVPVLAHLLLNKNVKEKHNVFVNFWDRVVLKGFNSAFKNKRTSLIIAISTLGLSLFSGKFLGTEFLPQLNEGSLWVTAEMPMSTSLKESLKTADELKKEIMSFPEVTGVLAQTGRSNDGTDPNGFGFVQFAVALQPHDEWKRKITYDELIEEIDKKLRNYQGITFNYSQPISDNVAEAVAGFKAENGIKIYGDNLQTLDELAEKVITNIKNVEGVKDAGIIKNIGQPEVSVVLDRDKMAAYGVMPLDAQAVLEMAFGGKTASEMYDGERKFPIRLRYAHEYRKDENDIAALMVPTEDGTKIPLKEISNIVKDNGAAFIYRDDIKRYIGIKFSVRDRDLGSTIADAQKQVAKMKMPDGYSVGWTGQFENQERATHRLAQVVPISVLMIFFLLFILFGNMKDALLVLANVPFALIGAIIALHVTRTNFGISAGVGVIALMGICIQNGVILITEFHQNIKKGLPLDNSIYEGVKVRTRPVIMTALMASIGLMPAALSTGIGSESQKPLAIVIIGGLITATLLTLLVFPIIFWLFYKSLKTTSFN; encoded by the coding sequence ATGAATAAGTTTATTAAAAATATTATTGCATTTTCGCTCAAGAATAAAGTCTTCACCTTTATTTGGGTGGGTTTGTTAGCTGTTGCAGGATTCATAAGTTTTAAAAACATGCCCATTGAGGCATTTCCAGATGTTACCAATACTCAAATTGTCATTATCACCCAATGGAATGGCAGAAGTGCAGAGGAAGTTGAACGTTTTGTAACAACACCCATAGAACTTGCGATGAGTCCCGTTCAGAAGAAAACAAGTGTTCGAAGCACCACAATGTTCGGACTTTCAATCGTGAAAATATTGTTCGATGATGGTGTAGAAGATACTTTCGCAAGAAATCAAGTCAATAACCAACTTCGAACTGTCAATTTACCTGATGGTGCAGAACCAGAAGTTCAACCACCTTATGGTCCAACAGGCGAGATTTTTAGATATACTTTAGAAAGTAAAACTAAAGATTCTAGAGAGCTATTAACGATTCAGAATTGGATAGTTGATCGAGCTTTGCGTGGCGTTCCTGGTGTGGCAGATATTAATGTTTTTGGTGGACAAGATCGTATTTTCGAGTTGAGTATAGACCCGCGAAGATTAGATAAATATAACCTTACGCCACTACAAGTGTATGATGCGGTTACAAAAAGTAACCTCAATGTTGGTGGAGATGTTATCGAAAAAAACGGACAAGCCTATGTTGTTCGCGGAATTGGTTTATTAAAATCGATAAGCGACATCGGTAATATTACCATAGAAAATGATAACGGAAACCCTATTCTTGTAAAAAATGTTGCAGATGTTATAGAAAGCGCAATGCCTAGAGTAGGCCAGGCTTCATTAAATAATCAATCCGATGTTGTGGAAGGTATTGTCGTGATGAGAAAAGGAGAAAATCCCAGAGAAGTTCTTGTAGGTGTAAAAGCAAAAATTAGAGAACTAAACGAAAAAATACTTCCAAAAGGTGTTAAGATGGTGACTTTCTATGACAGAGATACCTTAATGGATTTCACAACACATACAGTGATGCATAATCTAATAGAAGGTATCGTTCTTGTAACCCTTATCGTTCTTATTTTTATGGCAGATTGGCGTACTACAGTTACGGTGTCCATCGTTATTCCTCTATCACTTCTTTTTGCATTTTTGTGTTTGAAGCTTACGGGGATGAGTGCTAACTTGCTATCTTTGGGCGCTGTAGATTTCGGAATTATCATCGATGGTGCCGTGGTTATGGTAGAAGGTATTTTTGTGATGCTGGATCATAAAGCCAAAAAATATGGTATGGAACACTTCAACAAAATGGCCAAAGGCGGTTGGATTAAGCAAACCAGTACAGGATTAGGAAAATCAATTTTCTTTTCAAAACTTATTATCATTACTTCCCTGATTCCCATCTTCTCTTTTCAAAAGGTTGAAGGTAAAATGTTTTCGCCATTAGCGTTTACATTGGGCTTTGCATTGTTGGGTGCTCTTATTTTCACACTTACTTTAGTTCCTGTTCTCGCACATTTGTTATTGAATAAAAATGTAAAAGAAAAACATAACGTTTTTGTGAATTTTTGGGACAGAGTTGTTTTAAAAGGTTTCAATAGTGCCTTCAAGAATAAAAGAACGAGTTTAATTATAGCGATTTCCACTTTAGGTCTAAGCTTGTTTTCGGGTAAATTTTTGGGGACAGAATTTTTACCACAGCTTAATGAAGGTTCACTTTGGGTAACCGCCGAAATGCCGATGAGCACTTCTTTAAAAGAATCTTTGAAAACGGCTGATGAACTTAAAAAGGAAATTATGAGTTTCCCCGAAGTTACGGGAGTTCTTGCCCAAACGGGTAGAAGTAATGATGGTACAGATCCCAACGGTTTTGGTTTCGTGCAATTTGCTGTTGCTTTACAACCTCACGATGAATGGAAAAGGAAGATAACTTATGATGAACTCATCGAGGAAATAGACAAAAAACTAAGAAACTATCAGGGGATAACGTTCAATTATTCTCAACCTATTTCCGATAACGTTGCCGAAGCTGTGGCAGGTTTTAAAGCAGAAAACGGAATAAAAATCTACGGAGATAATCTACAAACGCTAGATGAGTTGGCAGAAAAAGTAATAACCAATATTAAAAATGTAGAAGGAGTAAAAGATGCCGGAATTATTAAAAATATTGGTCAACCAGAAGTAAGCGTAGTTTTGGATCGAGATAAAATGGCAGCTTACGGCGTAATGCCCCTAGATGCACAAGCTGTTTTAGAAATGGCTTTCGGAGGAAAAACGGCTTCAGAAATGTATGACGGTGAAAGAAAATTCCCTATTCGTTTAAGATATGCTCACGAGTATAGAAAAGACGAAAACGATATTGCCGCTTTAATGGTTCCTACAGAAGACGGAACGAAAATTCCGCTTAAAGAAATTTCGAATATTGTAAAAGATAATGGTGCTGCCTTTATTTACAGAGACGATATAAAACGATATATAGGTATTAAGTTTTCCGTTAGAGATCGAGATTTAGGAAGTACAATTGCCGATGCTCAAAAACAAGTCGCAAAAATGAAAATGCCAGATGGATATTCCGTGGGCTGGACAGGGCAGTTCGAAAATCAAGAAAGAGCCACTCATCGTTTAGCACAGGTTGTTCCCATCAGTGTTTTAATGATTTTCTTTTTACTATTCATCCTTTTTGGTAATATGAAAGACGCTCTGCTAGTTCTTGCAAATGTTCCGTTTGCACTTATCGGCGCAATCATAGCCTTGCATGTCACAAGAACGAATTTTGGTATTTCTGCAGGAGTAGGGGTAATCGCCTTAATGGGGATTTGTATTCAGAATGGCGTAATCCTTATCACAGAATTTCATCAAAACATTAAAAAAGGCTTGCCTTTAGACAATTCTATTTATGAAGGAGTTAAAGTGAGAACCCGACCTGTAATTATGACAGCCTTGATGGCTTCCATAGGATTAATGCCAGCAGCACTTTCCACAGGTATTGGTTCAGAATCTCAGAAACCCTTGGCTATAGTAATTATAGGAGGATTAATTACCGCAACACTTTTAACATTATTGGTATTTCCAATTATATTTTGGTTGTTTTATAAAAGTCTAAAAACAACGTCTTTTAATTAA
- a CDS encoding efflux RND transporter periplasmic adaptor subunit, which produces MKSNYFYIIFALLTIFSCSQKEEAKPDKTKSKGFELSNTMLQTMTFADVEKKYVEDEFSFYGKISADKNSYIDVYPLVGGNVLSVNVELGDYVHKGQVLATIRSTELAGVQQEVSNAKTDLAVARNNLRVAKEMYAGKLNTEKDVIEAQSQVTKAEDQLQRALAVSTVYNVKKGNVYSVLAPINGYIVQKNINKDMQLRSDRSDNIFDVANTKNVWAILNVNEADIDKISLGMEAEVTTLTYPDKVFYGKIDKIFKIIDPHTNAMQARLVLDNSNGLLVPDSKATIKVKRQENNQSLTVPSNAVIFDDNRNFVVVFKSRTDVNVREIKVLKQVGEVVYVSEGLQEGEKVITTNQLLIYKSLTS; this is translated from the coding sequence ATGAAATCAAATTACTTTTATATAATCTTTGCACTTTTAACTATATTTTCTTGTTCCCAAAAAGAAGAAGCCAAACCCGATAAAACCAAATCAAAAGGTTTTGAACTTAGCAATACTATGCTTCAAACAATGACTTTTGCTGATGTTGAGAAAAAATATGTTGAGGATGAGTTTAGTTTTTATGGAAAAATTAGCGCCGATAAAAATTCTTATATCGATGTTTACCCTTTGGTGGGCGGAAATGTATTGAGCGTAAATGTAGAACTCGGCGATTATGTGCATAAAGGCCAGGTCTTGGCAACTATTAGAAGTACGGAGTTGGCGGGAGTTCAACAGGAGGTGAGTAACGCCAAAACAGATCTAGCGGTAGCCAGAAATAACCTTCGCGTGGCAAAAGAAATGTATGCAGGAAAATTAAATACCGAAAAAGACGTCATCGAAGCGCAAAGTCAAGTTACAAAAGCAGAAGATCAATTGCAGAGAGCATTAGCAGTAAGTACTGTTTACAATGTTAAAAAAGGAAATGTGTACAGTGTTCTCGCTCCAATTAACGGATATATAGTTCAAAAAAATATCAACAAAGATATGCAACTAAGAAGTGATCGCTCCGATAATATTTTCGATGTTGCTAATACTAAAAACGTTTGGGCAATTTTAAATGTTAATGAAGCCGATATCGATAAAATAAGTTTAGGTATGGAAGCTGAAGTTACAACCTTAACTTACCCCGACAAGGTTTTTTACGGAAAAATAGATAAAATTTTCAAAATCATAGATCCGCACACCAATGCCATGCAGGCGAGGCTAGTTTTGGATAACTCAAATGGACTTCTCGTTCCCGATAGTAAAGCTACCATAAAAGTTAAAAGACAAGAAAACAATCAATCTCTTACGGTGCCTTCCAATGCGGTAATTTTCGATGACAACAGAAATTTTGTAGTGGTTTTTAAATCACGAACAGATGTAAACGTTCGAGAAATTAAAGTTTTAAAGCAAGTTGGAGAGGTTGTTTATGTTTCCGAAGGCCTTCAAGAAGGTGAAAAAGTCATTACCACCAATCAATTATTAATTTATAAATCTTTAACCAGTTAA